One segment of Colias croceus chromosome 15, ilColCroc2.1 DNA contains the following:
- the LOC123697770 gene encoding uncharacterized protein LOC123697770, with the protein MVIQRKWNFGSVEHVISSNIFTKFSKMPKYYRFRATTPTRKPKRKEKERDREIERNKNDVDSSWLDLTFACTPAPSWYLRRIAWRESPHMMGLPRQLATGLQASLQNSNRPIYVFKFLQRFAPKI; encoded by the exons ATGGTCATACAGAGGAAATGGAATTTTGGGAGCGTCGAACACGTAATTTCatctaatatttttacaaaattttcgaaaatgcCGAAGTACTACAGATTTAGAGCTACGACGCCGACACGGAAACCAAAAAGGAAAGAAAAGGAAAGGGACCGAGAAATCGAaag gaaTAAAAATGACGTCGATAGCAGCTGGCTGGATTTAACATTTGCATGCACGCCGGCGCCATCTTGGTACCTGCGGCGTATTGCATGGCGCGAATCACCCCATATGATGGGCCTTCCGCGGCAACTGGCAACGGGACTTCAGGCTTCTTTGCAGAACAGTAATCGGCCAATATACGTTTTTAAATTTCTACAACGGTTTGCTCCCAAGATATGA